From one Mustelus asterias chromosome 2, sMusAst1.hap1.1, whole genome shotgun sequence genomic stretch:
- the LOC144509828 gene encoding nucleoporin NUP42-like — protein MPVCKYFLEGRCRFGDNCWNEHPRSGGRGQPNTAYRGTWGNQFQKHQSSYIQPSSFYRPSTWGGGGRDVERRGFGSADNGKKATSSSGSFLQNRFTTLSSDDQDNNVENLLEVVRKDIEAWEISNQWLFSCYSVAKEYACVSGLVDISPEELRMEYYNSRAGGNLQNYVDSIQQLSNQQRTRMLEMKKPNSSLRSSMNTELRKPNQQKPATGFGGMQTSTFGSPGFASSSVNSSTFSFKPSAGLGNTTATSGFGSSSAPLVPPLSGFETKPASSSSAFGNTSTFAAPTSTSAPVSGVFGISATSSTPGTSVFGTSAPFGSNPTTASTGFGSSAPTSSVFGSTVTTTTNTFGSNATTPTNVFGSSAVSASPSQNISVSNNSVSGYDKLYTPRTELSAEDLQEFEAKKFTLGRIPLRPPPIELLNV, from the exons ATGCCAGTGTGCAAATATTTCCTGGAGGGACGCTGCCGCTTCGGGGACAACTGTTGGAATGAACACCCGCGAAGCGGAGGGAGAGGACAGCCCAACACAG CTTATAGAGGGACCTGGGGAAATCAGTTCCAGAAACATCAATCTAGTTATATCCAGCCATCAAGTTTCTACAGACCATcaacatggggaggtggtggcagggaTGTCGAGCGAAGAGGATTTGGATCTGCTGATAACGGAAAGAAAGCAACTTCGAGTTCTGGAAGCTTTCTGCAGAATAGGTTTACAACTCTCTCTAGTGATGACCAAGATAATAATGTGGAAAACCTATT GGAAGTGGTAAGAAAGGACATTGAAGCATGGGAGATCTCTAACCAATGGCTATTTTCCTGTTATTCTGTTGCCAAAGAATATGCTTGTGTCTCAG GACTTGTGGACATCTCCCCTGAAGAATTGCGAATGGAATACTATAACAGTAGGGCAGGAGGCAACTTACAAAATTAT GTTGACTCCATTCAACAATTATCAAATCAACAGAGAACCAGAATGCTTGAAATGAAAAAGCCAAATTCATCTCTAAGAAGTTCAATG AATACTGAGTTGAGAAAACCTAACCAACAGAAACCTGCAACAGGATTTGGTGGAATGCAAACTTCAACGTTTGGCTCACCAG GTTTTGCCTCCAGCTCTGTAAACAGCAGCACATTTAGTTTCAAACCCAGTGCTGGATTAGGCAATACCACAGCAACGTCAGGCTTTGGAAGCTCCTCAGCACCTTTGGTTCCTCCTCTGTCAGGATTTGAAACCAAACCAGCTTCTTCCTCTTCAGCATTTGGAAACACATCTACATTTGCAGCTCCCACTTCCACTTCAGCTCCAGTTTCTGGTGTGTTTGGTATTTCTGCAACCAGTTCTACTCCTGGTACCTCTGTGTTTGGAACTTCTGCTCCATTTGGAAGTAACCCAACAACAGCTTCAACTGGATTTGGGAGTTCTGCACCAACATCCTCAGTATTTGGAAGCACTGTAACAACAACTACAAATACTTTTGGGAGCAATGCAACAACACCAACAAATGTTTTTGGGAGCAGTGCAGTATCAGCATCTCCGTCCCAAAATATTTCTGTAAGCAATAATTCAGTCAGTGGATATGATAAGCTGTACACACCCCGGACAGAGCTTTCAGCAGAAGACCTACAAGAATTTGAAGCAAAGAAGTTCACACTTGGAAGGATCCCTTTAAGGCCACCACCCATTGAACTTCTGAATGTGTGA